One genomic region from Carnobacterium alterfunditum DSM 5972 encodes:
- a CDS encoding iron-containing alcohol dehydrogenase, which translates to MQSKCNNNVVTLALETIIEANILLSGLGFETSGLAAAHAIYNGLTVLIGPHNYFHREQVAFTTFVQLILEDAPTKEVEKLLDFCLSVGLPISLANLDVEEVNYE; encoded by the coding sequence ATGCAAAGCAAGTGTAATAACAATGTTGTTACACTTGCTTTAGAAACTATTATTGAAGCGAATATATTATTATCTGGACTTGGTTTTGAGACGAGTGGATTAGCTGCAGCCCATGCCATCTATAATGGTCTAACTGTTTTAATAGGCCCTCACAATTACTTTCATAGAGAGCAAGTAGCTTTTACAACGTTTGTCCAACTGATCCTTGAAGACGCACCTACAAAAGAAGTCGAAAAATTATTAGATTTCTGTTTATCTGTTGGCTTGCCTATTTCTTTAGCAAACTTAGATGTAGAAGAAGTAAACTATGAATAA
- a CDS encoding iron-containing alcohol dehydrogenase yields the protein MSKINQFQDKLDQTSKRFDITLYLADFGGEETHEEVERLKKIAKEKGTDVIVGLDGGKAIDTSKTVATGHTLIVYPTIKATDAPNSHSAVSYTTDHHFYDCDYFI from the coding sequence ATTTCAAAAATCAACCAATTTCAAGATAAGTTAGATCAAACATCTAAACGTTTTGATATTACATTGTATCTGGCAGACTTTGGTGGAGAAGAAACACACGAAGAAGTCGAACGACTTAAAAAAATAGCAAAAGAAAAAGGAACAGATGTCATCGTTGGTTTGGATGGAGGAAAAGCCATTGATACCTCTAAAACAGTTGCTACTGGTCACACTTTAATTGTTTATCCAACAATTAAAGCTACTGATGCACCGAATAGTCATTCTGCCGTATCGTATACCACAGATCATCATTTTTATGATTGCGATTACTTTATCTGA
- a CDS encoding PTS fructose transporter subunit IIABC, with amino-acid sequence MNINQVINNKKIFLDVDVETKTDLFKFAANQLYDLNLVSNKEKFVKALLNREELSPTGMGDNWAIPHGQDDSVKAASVLYIRTKKPIVYESLEGNSADKFFFIAVPSSTSSDHVKILSKIATLLMEDEFKKSMSNIKNKEDIMTLISNYSDEQDNEYSIKESKNKMESNEGKKVVAVTACTTGIAHTYMAEKALDQAARELNIDIFIEKQGAAGVEDALTFEQIEEADVVVLAIEKGINETRFAGKDILKVSPGKAIKEGKNVLLDALNKKSTYIKTGVQGEEVQSERKSAKGVYQHLLAGVSYMIPIVVAGGLAIALSFAFGITAFENEGSLAWALYEIGSNSAMALMFPVLAGFISYDIADKSGFAPGIIGGFIAHNTGSGFVGAILAGYLAGYVALFINKKVKFPESIRGLKNIVVIPVVTTIIVGLFLIYVIATPVVAIQGTVAGFLTTLSTNNAGIVALSLAFSIFYFDLGGPISKMVYAFAVSLLSSQIYSPMAAVMIIGMIPPLSMGIATMVRPNMFKEDQQEAGKTATLLGMSFITEGALPFAIAYPKQAIPSFMLGGFVGSVISLAFNIGVTAPHGGLFLVLIPNAITNPLLFVLALGVGSVVSAISMVTLMKLSVKSQLKKANLAK; translated from the coding sequence ATGAATATAAACCAAGTTATCAATAATAAAAAAATTTTCTTAGATGTTGATGTTGAGACAAAAACAGATTTGTTTAAATTTGCTGCGAATCAACTTTACGATTTAAATCTAGTTTCAAATAAAGAAAAATTTGTGAAGGCACTTTTAAATCGAGAAGAGTTATCTCCTACAGGGATGGGTGATAATTGGGCTATTCCTCATGGACAAGATGACTCAGTTAAGGCAGCCAGCGTTCTTTACATCAGAACTAAAAAACCTATTGTATATGAGTCTTTGGAAGGGAATAGTGCAGATAAGTTTTTCTTTATTGCTGTTCCGAGTTCTACTTCTTCTGATCACGTAAAAATACTCAGCAAAATTGCAACACTGTTGATGGAAGATGAGTTCAAAAAAAGTATGAGTAATATCAAAAACAAAGAAGACATTATGACTCTAATTAGTAATTACAGCGATGAACAAGATAATGAATATTCAATTAAGGAAAGTAAAAATAAAATGGAATCCAACGAAGGTAAAAAAGTAGTGGCTGTTACTGCTTGTACAACTGGAATAGCGCACACTTACATGGCTGAAAAAGCACTTGATCAAGCTGCCAGAGAATTAAACATAGATATTTTCATTGAAAAACAGGGAGCAGCTGGAGTTGAGGATGCATTGACTTTTGAACAAATTGAAGAGGCTGACGTTGTGGTTCTCGCTATTGAGAAAGGAATTAATGAAACGCGTTTTGCTGGGAAAGATATATTAAAAGTTTCACCTGGTAAAGCTATTAAAGAAGGTAAAAATGTCTTACTTGATGCTTTAAATAAAAAATCAACATATATAAAAACAGGAGTTCAAGGTGAAGAGGTTCAGTCAGAAAGAAAGAGTGCTAAAGGTGTCTATCAACACTTATTAGCTGGTGTTTCGTATATGATTCCAATTGTCGTTGCTGGTGGACTTGCTATAGCATTATCATTTGCATTTGGTATTACTGCATTTGAAAATGAAGGCAGTTTAGCTTGGGCTTTGTATGAAATTGGTTCAAATTCGGCTATGGCACTTATGTTCCCAGTTCTTGCTGGTTTTATATCTTATGATATTGCTGATAAATCTGGTTTTGCTCCAGGTATTATTGGTGGATTTATTGCTCATAATACAGGATCTGGTTTCGTAGGGGCAATTCTTGCTGGTTATTTAGCAGGTTATGTCGCTCTTTTCATTAATAAAAAAGTTAAATTCCCAGAATCAATCCGTGGACTTAAAAATATTGTAGTTATACCAGTAGTTACTACTATAATTGTAGGGTTATTTTTAATATATGTAATAGCAACCCCAGTAGTCGCAATCCAGGGCACGGTTGCAGGATTTTTAACTACTCTTTCTACAAATAACGCAGGTATTGTCGCTCTTTCGCTTGCTTTTAGCATTTTTTATTTTGATTTAGGTGGTCCAATTTCTAAAATGGTTTATGCGTTTGCGGTATCCTTACTTTCTAGCCAAATTTATTCTCCTATGGCAGCTGTTATGATTATTGGAATGATTCCGCCACTCAGTATGGGAATTGCAACAATGGTACGTCCAAATATGTTTAAAGAAGACCAACAAGAAGCAGGAAAAACTGCTACATTATTAGGTATGAGTTTTATTACTGAAGGAGCACTCCCATTTGCAATTGCTTATCCTAAACAAGCAATTCCATCATTTATGTTAGGGGGTTTTGTAGGCTCTGTTATTTCTTTAGCATTCAATATTGGTGTTACAGCGCCTCATGGTGGCTTGTTCTTAGTGCTTATACCAAACGCTATTACTAACCCATTATTATTTGTGTTAGCCTTAGGGGTTGGAAGTGTTGTAAGTGCAATATCCATGGTTACTTTAATGAAACTAAGTGTGAAATCTCAACTAAAAAAAGCAAATCTTGCTAAATAA
- a CDS encoding class II fructose-bisphosphate aldolase: MLVTTKEMFEIAQKENFSIPAPDFYDSHSAQAYVQTAEELNLPLILSFAEVHLDLLTLKEAAAIGKVVAEEASVPVALHLDHGMTLNVIKEAVDLGFTSVMIDASSESFKVNVDRTREIIKYAHNKGVVVEAEIGHVGSGVNYENHEHTDSLYTTLEEATEFINLTGVDSLAISIGTAHGIYEGKPEIKFDVLKEISKSIDTPLVLHGGSSSGDYNLNKCAKNGISKTNIFTDIVNSAYEEININETKNIFDVREQSMRGMRKCLKHYYKVFETQPITIKEKVIQNEYKPSYQ, encoded by the coding sequence ATGTTAGTTACTACCAAAGAAATGTTTGAAATCGCTCAAAAAGAAAATTTCTCTATCCCAGCTCCAGACTTTTATGATTCTCACAGTGCGCAAGCTTATGTTCAGACTGCGGAGGAATTAAATTTACCTTTAATATTGAGTTTTGCAGAAGTACATTTAGACCTTTTGACATTGAAAGAAGCTGCTGCTATAGGAAAAGTTGTTGCTGAAGAAGCTAGTGTACCTGTAGCTCTTCATTTAGATCATGGAATGACTCTAAATGTAATAAAAGAAGCAGTAGACTTAGGATTTACTTCGGTAATGATCGATGCATCATCTGAATCATTTAAGGTAAATGTTGATAGAACTAGAGAAATTATCAAATATGCTCACAATAAAGGAGTTGTAGTTGAAGCTGAGATAGGCCATGTTGGGTCCGGCGTTAATTATGAAAATCACGAGCATACTGATTCTCTTTACACAACTCTTGAAGAAGCAACAGAATTCATTAATTTAACCGGGGTTGATTCTCTCGCTATTTCTATAGGAACTGCGCATGGTATATACGAAGGAAAGCCTGAGATAAAATTTGACGTGTTAAAAGAAATATCTAAATCCATTGATACTCCTCTTGTATTACATGGGGGTTCATCTTCAGGTGATTATAATTTGAATAAATGTGCTAAAAATGGTATTAGCAAAACAAATATTTTTACAGATATTGTAAATTCAGCTTATGAAGAAATAAATATAAATGAAACAAAAAATATTTTTGATGTCCGAGAACAATCTATGCGTGGTATGAGAAAATGCTTAAAACATTATTATAAAGTTTTTGAAACACAGCCTATAACTATAAAAGAAAAGGTGATACAAAATGAATATAAACCAAGTTATCAATAA